The following proteins come from a genomic window of Pseudomonas sp. MAG733B:
- the malQ gene encoding 4-alpha-glucanotransferase: protein MSDAQLEILASRAGLAVDWIDANGRPQKVAPSVLRNVLTGLGHPAGSAQEIDASLLELQQVQQTRRLPPLITADFGVGLNLGHHFEPHTPCEIHLEDGSRINLKLDSEAVLPGLIPVGYQHVSIDGQTFTLAVAPERCYSVGDAVDSPIPRTWGLSVQLYALRRAGDGGFGDTQALEDLARVAGERGAEALAISPLHAMFASDTRRYSPYSPSSRLFLNSLYCAPGAILGARALRTAIDATGLAIELKHLEELPLIDWPAAAEAKHRLLQALYEGFVQGEHPLHPDFSSFRHAGGEALENHCRFEAIQEARAANGESLDWRQWPEQWRNPRSAALAEFAEENAGRIGFFVFCQWLITRCLERAQAAARSSGMSIGLIADLAVGADGGGSQAWSRQDELLASLTVGAPPDILNRTGQGWGISAFSPEGLVRNGFRAFIEMLRANFAHSGGLRIDHVMGLQRLWVIPNGAPPADGAYLYYPVDDLLRLLTLESHRHQAIVLGEDLGTVPDGLREKLIARSMLGMRVLLFEQDNTHFKPILDWPDNALATTSTHDLPTLNGWWHGRDIDWNARLGLVDANGEIEWRQHREREREGLRRALSEDPQNFREESHETDQVLDASVRFLGHTRAPLVLLPLEDALGIEQQANLPGTIDTHPNWSRRLPGYSEALLDDPDAARRLELLACARLQAAERDL from the coding sequence ATGAGCGATGCGCAACTGGAAATCCTCGCCAGCCGTGCGGGCCTGGCGGTCGACTGGATCGACGCCAACGGTCGCCCGCAAAAAGTCGCGCCCTCAGTGCTGCGCAACGTTCTTACCGGCCTCGGTCATCCGGCCGGGAGTGCACAGGAAATCGATGCCAGCCTGCTCGAATTGCAGCAAGTGCAGCAAACCCGGCGCCTGCCGCCGTTGATCACCGCCGACTTCGGCGTCGGCCTCAATCTGGGGCATCACTTTGAACCGCACACGCCCTGCGAGATTCATCTGGAGGACGGTTCGCGGATCAACCTCAAACTCGACAGCGAAGCGGTGTTGCCGGGTTTGATTCCGGTCGGTTATCAGCACGTCAGCATCGACGGACAAACCTTCACCCTGGCCGTGGCCCCGGAGCGCTGCTACAGCGTCGGCGATGCCGTGGACAGCCCGATTCCGCGCACCTGGGGCCTGAGCGTGCAGTTGTACGCCTTGCGCCGCGCCGGTGATGGCGGGTTCGGCGACACCCAGGCTCTGGAGGATCTGGCGCGGGTGGCGGGTGAGCGCGGTGCCGAAGCGCTGGCGATCAGTCCACTGCACGCGATGTTCGCCAGCGACACCCGGCGCTACAGCCCTTATTCGCCTTCCAGCCGTCTGTTCCTCAACAGCCTGTATTGCGCGCCAGGAGCGATTCTCGGCGCGCGCGCGCTGCGTACTGCCATCGACGCCACCGGACTGGCGATCGAACTCAAGCATCTTGAAGAGCTGCCTTTGATCGACTGGCCCGCCGCCGCCGAAGCCAAGCATCGGTTGTTGCAAGCGCTGTACGAAGGTTTTGTGCAGGGCGAACATCCGTTGCATCCCGACTTCAGCAGCTTCCGTCACGCCGGCGGTGAAGCCCTGGAAAATCACTGCCGCTTTGAAGCGATTCAAGAGGCTCGCGCTGCGAACGGTGAAAGCCTCGACTGGCGACAATGGCCCGAGCAATGGCGCAACCCGCGCAGTGCTGCCCTGGCCGAATTCGCCGAGGAAAATGCCGGACGCATCGGTTTCTTCGTGTTCTGCCAATGGCTGATCACACGCTGCCTGGAGCGTGCACAAGCCGCCGCGCGCAGCAGCGGCATGAGCATTGGCCTGATTGCCGATCTGGCCGTCGGTGCCGATGGCGGTGGCAGCCAGGCCTGGAGTCGCCAGGATGAATTGCTCGCGTCACTCACCGTCGGCGCACCGCCGGACATTCTCAACCGCACCGGTCAGGGCTGGGGGATTTCCGCGTTTTCCCCCGAAGGTCTGGTGCGCAACGGTTTCCGCGCGTTCATCGAAATGCTCCGCGCCAATTTCGCCCATTCTGGAGGCCTGCGCATCGACCATGTCATGGGCCTGCAACGCCTGTGGGTGATTCCCAACGGCGCGCCGCCTGCCGACGGCGCCTATCTTTACTACCCGGTGGATGACCTGCTGCGCCTGCTGACACTGGAATCCCATCGCCACCAGGCCATCGTCCTCGGCGAGGACCTCGGCACGGTGCCCGATGGCCTGCGGGAAAAACTCATTGCCCGCTCGATGCTGGGCATGCGGGTGCTGCTGTTCGAGCAGGACAACACTCACTTCAAACCGATTCTCGACTGGCCGGACAACGCCTTGGCGACCACCAGCACCCATGACTTGCCGACGCTCAACGGCTGGTGGCATGGCCGCGACATTGACTGGAACGCGCGCCTCGGGCTGGTCGACGCCAATGGGGAAATCGAGTGGCGCCAGCATCGTGAACGCGAGCGCGAAGGCCTGCGCCGGGCGTTGAGCGAGGACCCGCAGAACTTTCGCGAAGAGTCTCACGAAACCGATCAGGTGCTCGACGCCAGCGTGCGTTTCCTCGGCCACACCCGTGCACCATTGGTGTTGCTGCCGTTGGAAGATGCGCTGGGCATCGAACAACAGGCGAATCTGCCGGGCACCATCGACACCCATCCCAACTGGTCGCGACGCTTGCCGGGGTACAGCGAAGCCCTGCTCGACGATCCGGACGCCGCCCGGCGCCTGGAACTGCTCGCCTGCGCGCGACTTCAGGCGGCCGAGCGTGACCTATGA